A portion of the SAR324 cluster bacterium genome contains these proteins:
- a CDS encoding uroporphyrinogen decarboxylase has protein sequence MTETPVTLPRLDNDLLLKAAWGMPIPRIPVWMMRQAGRTDPLYRELREQYPRPLEEIFLDVDQVVRVSLLPQRIGVDAIIVFQDILTPLSPLGAPFRFCPGPVLDTPIVSRSQVKSLRFLDPETDVPVVGKSLRNIQRELHGALPLLGFAGAPMTLAFFMIAGKSPGHQIPEILKFIRENTEMIDSLMDHLTVMTIDYLNYQIDNGAHAVQLFESFADVLPRDIYERHVQPTHQRIFAGLKPQAPGILFTKECSFVDLMLQSGARVMSVGSCVQLDQAMAQSQPEIVFQGNVDNRLLMEGTHEDIDAAIQQCFAQTQKKRHILNLNHGLLPQTPFENVTYFVERAKTLGVIS, from the coding sequence CGATCTCCTGCTGAAAGCCGCATGGGGCATGCCGATTCCCCGAATTCCGGTCTGGATGATGCGCCAGGCTGGAAGAACCGACCCGCTTTACCGTGAATTGCGTGAACAGTATCCCCGACCGCTGGAAGAAATCTTTCTGGATGTGGATCAGGTGGTGCGGGTCTCCCTGTTGCCACAGCGAATCGGGGTAGACGCGATCATTGTGTTTCAGGATATTCTCACTCCTCTCAGCCCGCTTGGAGCGCCTTTTCGCTTTTGTCCCGGGCCGGTACTGGATACCCCCATTGTTTCCCGTTCTCAAGTTAAAAGCCTTCGGTTTCTCGACCCGGAAACGGATGTGCCGGTCGTAGGAAAATCCCTGCGAAATATTCAACGGGAACTCCACGGAGCCTTGCCTTTGCTGGGATTTGCCGGCGCTCCCATGACGCTGGCTTTTTTTATGATTGCCGGAAAATCTCCGGGACATCAGATTCCGGAGATTCTCAAATTCATCCGTGAAAACACGGAGATGATTGACAGTTTGATGGACCACCTGACAGTCATGACCATCGACTATCTGAATTACCAGATCGACAATGGCGCCCATGCGGTACAACTCTTTGAATCATTTGCCGATGTCCTGCCACGAGATATTTATGAACGGCATGTCCAACCCACCCATCAACGGATTTTTGCCGGACTCAAGCCTCAAGCCCCCGGCATTTTGTTCACGAAAGAATGCTCGTTTGTTGATCTCATGCTTCAAAGTGGCGCCCGGGTGATGAGCGTAGGCAGTTGTGTGCAACTCGATCAGGCGATGGCCCAAAGTCAGCCTGAAATTGTGTTTCAGGGAAATGTGGACAACCGGCTGTTGATGGAAGGCACTCACGAAGACATTGATGCGGCCATTCAGCAATGCTTTGCACAGACACAAAAGAAACGACATATCTTGAATCTCAATCATGGTCTTTTGCCACAAACACCCTTTGAAAACGTGACCTATTTTGTGGAACGAGCCAAAACACTGGGTGTCATATCCTGA